The Malus domestica chromosome 10, GDT2T_hap1 nucleotide sequence ccgttgtggaatagtttaattgggcatcattcaacgtccgtgaagcatagtagatgacatgcggcctcttatccttcctttgtcctaaaacagcccctaaagcataatcggatgcgtcacacatgagctcaaaaggaaggctccaatctggtgaaACAATAATGGGAGCCGTGGTcagcaactccttgagttgtttgaaggatgccgtgcactccttattgaagtcaaacgccacatcttttttaaggagacggcaaagaggttgggaaacctttgagaaatctttgataaatcttcgatagaaacctgcatgtccaagaaaagaacgaacctctctaaccgaagtaggagagggtaagtgacgtacaagatcgatctttgatttatcaacctccattcctttttcaaagatgatttgtcctaaaactatgccttatttaaccatgaaatgacatttttcccaattgagaacaaggttagtttcaacacatcgttttaagatcaaactgagattatgcaaacaaccatcaaatgaatcaccaaaaatgctgaaatcatccataaaaacttcaataattttctcaacataatcagaaaatatgctcatcatgcatctttgaaatgtggcaggtgcattacataaaccaaatggcatgcgacgataagcaaatgtaccaaaggggcatgtgaaagtggttttttcttggtcctcgggtgttatgacaatttgattataaccagaataaccatcaagaaaacaatagaaagcataacccgctaacctctcaagcatttgatcaatgaatggcaaagggaagtggtccttcctagtggtggcgttgagcttcctataatcgatACACACCTTCCAACTTGTTTGGATTCGagtaggcacaagctcattttCAGCATTTGTCACCACAGTTACTTCGGATTTCTTTGGAACAtattgaacgggcgaaacccaacgactatcggaaataggatagatcactccacaatctaaaagcttgattatttccttcttcacaacttccatcatcagagggttgagtcggcgttgagcctctcgagatgttttagacccctcctccaaaagtatacgatgcatgcaagtggtgggactgattccttttatgtcggccaatgtccacccaattgctgttttgtactcccttagcacccttaccaactgtcctcctcttgtgccgtgagtgtacttgagatgatgacgggcaatgtctcatcatcgcccaagaaaacgtactttaaatggcttggcaatggcttaagttcaagtgtaggtggctgcacaactgagGGAAGTAACTTATTAGCCGAAACTGAAATggaaattgggtccaaaaacttaccAGATTGTAGTGGCAATGATTcgagggcagccaccatctcaatcACATCTTCATTAGGGGGCATGGCAAGGGAAAAATCATTCATGCCGTGGGGATGCATGGTTACTGCGTCAATGTTTTGCatgtccattcctcgtgcaatgaccaattcaagtgcatcgttATTCAATTTGTCAAGATGGTCCTGCACCAAAGGGTCTAttacatcaatagaaaaacatgaaTGACTCTCACTAGGATACttcatagaatcagaaagattgaaattgataacttccccatcaaattccatcgtcaaagttccattaaacacatcaatcttagtacgggcagttttcatgaatggccgtccaaggaggatgggcaatgtagGGGAATGGTTCGACTCGTCCATTTCAAGCATGTAGAAATCTgccggaaagattaagtgattgacctgcactaaaacatcttccaaaactccctttggatagacATTAGATCGATGGGctaattgtataatcacaccatcatttttcaattcgcttaagtgcatagatgcatagattgaataaggcatgacatttatagatgcacctaagtatAACATAGCcgattcaaaacgagtattaccgattacacaaggaatggtaaaactacccggatccttgcatttaatgggcagtttacgttgtaaaacaactgagacattttcacttaccttgacaaccttCTTGCTtgaaattctcttcctagttgtgcaaagttcttttaaaaacttggcataccttggaacttgcttaattgcatctaacagtggtatattgacttgaacttttctaaacgtttccaaaatatccttttcagcctcctcATTCTTTGgttgcataaacctacgaggaaagggtacatttggaggaacaacgttagaattaatcaaaattggaacttccttacctttgttggcAGAATTCGATGATTTAGGAGCTTTTGGGgcctgcggcaaaggtgtttccaccCTTTCCGTCGGGGTGctttgctcctcctcttcaattatcaactcttcaac carries:
- the LOC139188508 gene encoding uncharacterized protein — encoded protein: MDKQIGQIAEFVGQFREQGKLPSSTVVNPKGGFESAKAMSLQSGKQVGFNPQPSNSRSNEVEELIIEEEEQSTPTERVETPLPQAPKAPKSSNSANKGKEVPILINSNVVPPNVPFPRRFMQPKNEEAEKDILETFRKVQVNIPLLDAIKQVPRYAKFLKELCTTRKRISSKKVVKVSENVSVVLQRKLPIKCKDPGSFTIPCVIGNTRFESAMLYLGASINVMPYSIYASMHLSELKNDGVIIQLAHRSNVYPKGVLEDVLVQVNHLIFPADFYMLEMDESNHSPTLPILLGRPFMKTARTKIDVFNGTLTMEFDGEVINFNLSDSMKYPSESHSCFSIDVIDPLVQDHLDKLNNDALELVIARGMDMQNIDAVTMHPHGMNDFSLAMPPNEDVIEMVAALESLPLQSGPFPSSHDFLYILLVVDYVSKWVEAKVTRTNDFRVVPDFIRTNLFARFGMPRVIISDGGSYFCNRTIAALLRKYNVNHKVSTPYHPQTNGQAEVSNREIKQIL